The Zobellia alginiliquefaciens genome contains a region encoding:
- a CDS encoding acyl carrier protein, which yields MDESTKYNTLKKIIKVYLPEDVAVDAISLDSNLITELNINSAHLVDIVLDVEDEFDILLENEDIEKMKTVQDALTIIDTKLEAK from the coding sequence ATGGATGAAAGCACTAAGTACAACACTTTAAAAAAGATTATTAAGGTGTATTTACCGGAAGATGTAGCTGTGGATGCAATTTCCTTGGATAGCAATCTTATAACCGAGCTTAATATAAATTCCGCACATCTGGTAGATATTGTTCTAGATGTGGAGGATGAGTTTGATATTCTTTTGGAGAACGAGGATATTGAAAAAATGAAAACCGTTCAAGATGCCTTAACCATTATTGATACCAAACTAGAAGCGAAGTAA